In Streptomyces sclerotialus, one genomic interval encodes:
- a CDS encoding phosphomannomutase/phosphoglucomutase, with the protein MADLSQIVKAYDVRGVVPDQWDEALAELFGAAFAQVTEANAIVIGYDMRPSSPGLARAFARGAAARGADVTEIGLCSTDEMYYASGALGLPGAMFTASHNPAQYNGIKMCRAGAAPIGQDTGLADIRALVEEWLEGGAPEPVAETGSITQRDVLADYAARLRSLVDLVHIRPLKVVVDAGNGMGGHTVPTVFEGLPVELDPMYFELDGTFPNHEANPLDPKNIVDLQARVRETGADIGLAFDGDADRCFVVDENGDPVSPSAITALVASRELAKEPGSTVIHNCITSWSVPEVVKESGGTPVRTRVGHSFIKAEMARTGAIFGGEHSAHYYFRDFWNADTGMLAALHVLAALGGQDGPLSGLVAQYDRYAASGEINSTVDDQAGRLAAIKAAYEGREGVELDELDGLTVTAADWWFNLRPSNTEPLLRLNAEARDEATVERVRDEVLAIVRG; encoded by the coding sequence GTGGCTGATCTGTCCCAGATCGTGAAGGCGTACGACGTGCGCGGTGTGGTCCCCGACCAGTGGGACGAGGCACTGGCCGAGCTGTTCGGTGCGGCCTTCGCCCAGGTCACCGAGGCGAACGCGATCGTCATCGGGTACGATATGCGGCCCTCCTCGCCGGGCCTGGCCCGGGCGTTCGCCCGCGGTGCCGCCGCGCGCGGGGCCGACGTCACCGAGATCGGGCTGTGTTCGACCGACGAGATGTACTACGCGAGCGGGGCACTGGGCCTGCCGGGTGCGATGTTCACCGCCTCGCACAACCCGGCCCAGTACAACGGCATCAAGATGTGCCGGGCAGGTGCCGCGCCGATCGGCCAGGACACCGGTCTCGCCGACATCCGCGCCCTGGTGGAGGAGTGGCTGGAGGGCGGCGCGCCCGAGCCCGTCGCGGAAACCGGCTCGATCACCCAGCGCGACGTCCTGGCCGACTACGCGGCCCGCCTGCGCTCCCTGGTGGACCTCGTCCACATCCGTCCCCTGAAGGTCGTGGTGGACGCGGGCAACGGCATGGGCGGCCACACCGTCCCCACGGTCTTCGAAGGCCTGCCGGTAGAGCTGGACCCGATGTACTTCGAGCTGGACGGCACCTTCCCGAACCACGAGGCCAACCCGCTGGACCCGAAGAACATCGTCGACCTCCAGGCCCGCGTCCGGGAGACCGGCGCCGACATCGGCCTGGCCTTCGACGGGGACGCCGACCGCTGCTTCGTCGTCGACGAGAACGGCGACCCGGTCTCGCCCTCGGCCATCACCGCCCTGGTCGCCTCCCGCGAACTGGCCAAGGAGCCCGGTTCCACGGTGATTCACAACTGCATCACCTCCTGGTCCGTGCCCGAGGTCGTCAAGGAGAGCGGCGGCACGCCCGTGCGCACCCGTGTCGGCCACTCCTTCATCAAGGCCGAGATGGCCAGGACCGGCGCGATCTTCGGCGGTGAGCACTCCGCGCACTACTACTTCCGCGACTTCTGGAACGCCGACACCGGCATGCTCGCCGCCCTGCACGTCCTGGCGGCCCTGGGCGGCCAGGACGGCCCGCTGTCGGGCCTGGTCGCGCAGTACGACCGGTACGCGGCCTCCGGCGAGATCAACAGCACCGTCGACGACCAGGCCGGCCGGCTCGCCGCGATCAAGGCGGCCTACGAGGGCCGCGAGGGCGTGGAGCTGGACGAGCTGGACGGCCTGACCGTCACCGCCGCCGACTGGTGGTTCAACCTCCGCCCCTCCAACACCGAGCCCCTGCTGCGCCTGAACGCCGAGGCGCGCGACGAGGCCACCGTGGAGCGGGTACGCGACGAGGTCCTCGCCATCGTCCGCGGCTGA
- a CDS encoding Trm112 family protein produces the protein MPVEASLLEILACPACHAPLADKSADDPAELVCTGTGCGLAYPVRDGIPVLLVDEARKQA, from the coding sequence GTGCCGGTCGAAGCCAGCCTCCTCGAGATCCTCGCCTGCCCGGCGTGCCACGCCCCCCTGGCAGACAAGTCCGCGGACGACCCCGCCGAACTCGTGTGCACCGGCACCGGCTGCGGCCTCGCCTACCCCGTGCGCGACGGCATCCCCGTCCTCCTCGTGGACGAGGCCCGCAAGCAGGCCTGA